In the Clostridium gelidum genome, TTAGATTATATACCTAAAAGTGGAGAAGAAATAATATTAAGAGAAAATGCGAATATATCAACTGGTGGCATAGCAATAGATTGCACAGATGAAATTTGTGAAGCTAATATAGATTGTTGTATAAATGCAGCTAAAACTTTGGGGTTAGATATATGTGGAGTTGATATTTGCACAAGAAATATAGGCATTCCTATTAAAGAAAGTAATGGAGTTATATTAGAGATAAATGCCGCACCTGGAATAAGAATGCATCATTATCCTTCAGAAGGTAAAAAACGTAATGTGGGAAAAGCAATACTTGAAATGTTTTATGATCAAAAACCTAAAAACATACCTGTAGTATCTATTACTGGAACTAATGGAAAAACTACTACCACAAGATTAATAAGTCATGTACTGAAAAAAATGGGGAATAACGTAGGAATGACATGTACTGATGGTATATATTTAAATGATAAATGTATACATAAAGGTGATGATTCGGGGTTTAACAGTGCAAAGACAATATTAATGAATAAGGATGTAGATGTAGCTGTATTAGAGACTGCTAGAGGTGGATTAATAAAAAGAGGTCTAGCATATGACTTTGCAGATGTGGCAATTATAACAAATATAACAAATGATCATTTGGGGTTAGATGGAATTAATTCTATTGAAGAATTAAGTTTTACAAAAGCATTAGTTGGAGAAGCTGTAAAAAAGAATGGATTTGTAGTTATAAATGCTGATGATGAATATAGCAAAACTATAATTAATAGATTTGAAGCTGAAAATATTTATTTTTCAAAATCTAAAGAAAATCAGTTAATACAAGAAAATATATCTAATGGTAAAATAGCAATATTTATTGAAAATGATATGATTTGTGTAATTAATAAAAACAGACAATATGAAATTATTTCAACTAAAGATTTACCGATATCCTATGACGGAAAATTGGAATATAACATTGAAAATGCAATGGCAGCATGCGGGGGATTAATAGCATTAAAAGTTGATTATTGCATGATCTCTAAAGGGTTTATGGATTTTAAGCTAAACAATGAATATAATAATGGAAGATTTAATATATACAATTATGGTGATAGAAAAATTATTTTAGATTATGCCCATAACATTGAAGGATATAAAGCAGTAATATCTTCATTAAAAAGGATTAAAGGCATAAATAATTTAATTGGAGTAATTGGTATACCTGGCGATAGAAAAAACGATGTGGGATATTCAATTGGAGAGATATGTGCTAATAACTTAGATAAAATAGTGATAAAAGAAGATAAGGATAGGCGTGGTAGAAAAGTTGGAGAGATTGCAGAATTGTTAGAAAAAGCGATACTAAAAACTAATAAAAATGCAAACTTAAAGATATGTCTTGATGAAGTAGAAGCGCTAAAATATGC is a window encoding:
- the cphA gene encoding cyanophycin synthetase, translating into MKIIQKRIYEGQNIYSHKKCIKIDVDLEGYSEIPSKEIPNFNFNLVNMVPELKKHRCGIDEDGGFVKRLQEGTYLAHICEHIIIALQNNFGIDVSYGKSREINGNIYYIIAQYEYKNTVIEIANVAIDLINSLIHQIPINFKGRIDIIKGILKNEQMGCTTKAICDAAKEYSLPVMQLGDSNIYQIGYGKMSRVIEASIGNKTSCVGVDISCDKFLTKQLLRNQSIPVAEGDKVFNIIGLLQEAERIGYPVVLKPQYGNKGQGVILDIKNQKQLVESYINLRKNQKDIIIEKYFHGKDYRVCVVNYKVVAASLRLPPFVIGNGRDNLKKLINILNEDSLRGEDHEKALTKIKIDAELTSCLSKRKFNLDYIPKSGEEIILRENANISTGGIAIDCTDEICEANIDCCINAAKTLGLDICGVDICTRNIGIPIKESNGVILEINAAPGIRMHHYPSEGKKRNVGKAILEMFYDQKPKNIPVVSITGTNGKTTTTRLISHVLKKMGNNVGMTCTDGIYLNDKCIHKGDDSGFNSAKTILMNKDVDVAVLETARGGLIKRGLAYDFADVAIITNITNDHLGLDGINSIEELSFTKALVGEAVKKNGFVVINADDEYSKTIINRFEAENIYFSKSKENQLIQENISNGKIAIFIENDMICVINKNRQYEIISTKDLPISYDGKLEYNIENAMAACGGLIALKVDYCMISKGFMDFKLNNEYNNGRFNIYNYGDRKIILDYAHNIEGYKAVISSLKRIKGINNLIGVIGIPGDRKNDVGYSIGEICANNLDKIVIKEDKDRRGRKVGEIAELLEKAILKTNKNANLKICLDEVEALKYAIEISEKDDIIVVFYEKLDLLLDVIKEEQVNTRNVLDKKYKTV